The Enterococcus rotai genome includes a window with the following:
- a CDS encoding HD domain-containing protein, producing MDQPKISAIKSYTQSIMETDQSGHGMDHINRVVRLSSEIAETENCDHFIVTAAAYLHDTVDDKLVVNPEQAYQQLKEFLQKIDVSTTQVEQIIHIITNLSFSQELAGTAEKLTIEGKIVQDADRLDAMGAIGIARTIYYGGHKGNKIYDPNIKPRTLESKAEYREESTVINHFYEKILLLNERLNTAYAKEKGKQRQEFLEGFLQEFLEEWH from the coding sequence ATGGATCAACCAAAAATATCAGCAATCAAAAGTTATACCCAATCAATAATGGAAACCGACCAATCAGGTCATGGGATGGATCATATTAATAGAGTAGTGCGCTTATCTAGTGAGATTGCGGAAACTGAAAATTGTGATCATTTTATCGTAACAGCTGCAGCTTATCTTCACGATACAGTGGACGATAAGTTAGTCGTAAACCCAGAGCAAGCTTATCAACAACTAAAAGAATTTTTACAAAAAATTGATGTTTCTACAACACAGGTTGAACAAATCATTCATATAATAACCAATCTTTCATTTAGCCAAGAATTGGCTGGAACTGCTGAAAAACTGACGATTGAAGGGAAAATAGTGCAAGATGCAGATCGTTTAGATGCCATGGGCGCAATTGGAATTGCTCGAACGATTTATTATGGCGGTCATAAAGGAAACAAAATCTATGATCCCAACATCAAACCTAGAACACTCGAATCTAAAGCAGAATATCGAGAAGAGAGCACTGTTATCAATCATTTTTATGAGAAAATTTTATTGTTAAACGAACGATTAAATACAGCTTATGCCAAAGAAAAAGGCAAGCAGCGGCAAGAATTTTTAGAAGGTTTTTTACAAGAATTTTTGGAAGAATGGCATTGA
- a CDS encoding DUF47 domain-containing protein, with the protein MARKKQFDYFGELEHLAKNAHQAAELLEVIGRDYSLEKLETDAEQIHLLEREGDQIVQKIMKELYISFITPIDREDIVEITQRLDDVLDTINSIAYLLSSLVVKELTENAKVFITYAVEATAGVLTATKEFAKFKNSKTLHAMIDEVSEIEGKADKLYSDSLKALFTKEQNPIEVIRWKNVYDQLEELLNASESVVDVIGGLVIKNS; encoded by the coding sequence ATGGCTAGAAAGAAGCAATTTGATTATTTTGGAGAATTAGAACATTTGGCAAAAAATGCGCACCAAGCAGCAGAATTGTTAGAAGTGATTGGTCGTGATTATTCGTTAGAAAAATTAGAAACGGATGCGGAGCAAATCCATCTATTAGAACGTGAAGGCGATCAAATCGTTCAAAAAATAATGAAGGAATTATATATTTCATTTATCACACCAATCGATAGAGAAGATATTGTCGAAATAACGCAACGGTTAGATGACGTATTAGATACGATCAATAGTATTGCTTATTTACTAAGTAGTTTAGTTGTGAAAGAATTGACTGAAAATGCCAAGGTATTTATTACGTATGCAGTAGAAGCCACAGCAGGTGTGTTAACGGCTACAAAAGAGTTTGCAAAATTCAAAAATTCTAAAACGTTGCATGCGATGATCGATGAAGTAAGCGAAATCGAAGGAAAAGCGGATAAACTATATAGTGACTCTTTAAAAGCCTTATTTACAAAGGAACAAAATCCTATCGAAGTAATTCGTTGGAAAAATGTATATGATCAATTAGAAGAACTATTGAATGCTAGTGAATCTGTGGTTGATGTAATTGGTGGATTAGTTATAAAAAATAGTTGA
- a CDS encoding inorganic phosphate transporter: MGVIFVNGWTDAPNAIATAVSTRVLKPNLAIWMAVVMNFFGALVMTYFNAQVAETISNIVSFDAQGNAPQVALAASLFSIVVWSVAAWYFGIPTSESHALIAGLTGSAMALGGLGAVNGSEWGKVLVGLVVSTVMGFGGGFLVTKLIVILFKNVARRTANKVFTYGQAFGAAANAFLHGAQDGQKFMGVFMLGLYYNNLAEKSGSGFIIPIWVMVLCSVTMGFGTSVGGMRIIKSVGMDMVKLERYQGFAADLSTAICLFAASIFGIPVSTTHTKTTAIMGVGASKRVSSVDWRIVKEMLIAWILTFPGCGVIAFVMAKLFIALF, from the coding sequence ATGGGCGTGATATTTGTAAATGGATGGACTGATGCGCCGAATGCAATTGCAACCGCTGTCTCTACACGTGTTTTAAAGCCAAATCTGGCCATTTGGATGGCTGTTGTCATGAACTTCTTTGGTGCATTAGTGATGACCTATTTTAATGCACAGGTTGCTGAGACGATTAGTAACATCGTGAGTTTTGATGCACAGGGAAATGCCCCGCAAGTAGCTCTAGCGGCTTCTTTATTTTCGATTGTTGTCTGGTCGGTAGCAGCGTGGTATTTTGGTATTCCTACAAGTGAGAGTCATGCCCTGATAGCTGGATTGACAGGGTCGGCAATGGCTTTAGGCGGACTTGGTGCAGTGAATGGTTCTGAATGGGGCAAAGTGCTAGTTGGTTTAGTTGTTTCCACGGTGATGGGCTTTGGTGGTGGTTTCCTTGTCACAAAGCTAATTGTAATCCTTTTCAAAAATGTTGCTAGAAGGACTGCAAATAAAGTCTTTACCTATGGGCAAGCATTTGGTGCAGCTGCGAATGCTTTTTTACATGGTGCTCAAGATGGTCAAAAATTCATGGGTGTCTTTATGCTGGGACTTTATTATAATAACCTAGCAGAAAAATCAGGTTCAGGTTTTATTATTCCAATCTGGGTCATGGTGCTTTGCTCTGTCACAATGGGATTTGGGACATCTGTTGGTGGGATGAGGATCATCAAATCAGTTGGGATGGATATGGTAAAATTAGAGCGTTACCAAGGATTTGCAGCTGATTTAAGTACAGCGATTTGCTTGTTTGCTGCCTCTATTTTTGGTATTCCAGTTTCAACTACTCATACTAAGACGACGGCCATTATGGGTGTAGGTGCTTCCAAACGAGTTTCAAGCGTTGATTGGCGGATTGTCAAAGAGATGCTGATTGCTTGGATTTTAACATTTCCAGGCTGTGGTGTCATTGCCTTTGTTATGGCAAAACTATTTATAGCACTATTTTAA
- the rpsT gene encoding 30S ribosomal protein S20, with protein sequence MPNIESAIKRVRTNANKNAQNSSQKNAMRTAIKKFEDAVAAGADNVDALYTEAAKAVDMAETKGLIHKNKASRDKSRLSKKLAK encoded by the coding sequence ATGCCAAATATTGAATCTGCAATCAAACGTGTACGTACTAACGCTAATAAGAATGCTCAAAATTCATCTCAAAAAAATGCTATGCGTACAGCAATCAAGAAATTTGAAGATGCTGTAGCTGCTGGTGCTGACAATGTGGATGCGTTATATACAGAAGCTGCTAAAGCTGTTGATATGGCTGAAACAAAAGGATTAATCCATAAAAACAAAGCAAGCCGTGACAAATCTCGTCTAAGTAAAAAATTAGCAAAATAA
- a CDS encoding ester cyclase: MSEAKRIVSAFFENVRSGKNLQAAYEFMHEQVIAHQVQSENEYTITRSPKDYIEHVEEMQELYGQFELIIQEIVADENKVYVRWKQIGQTDKNKTIIQIASAVYLVERGKIAEYWIQIDRKGIENQCQ; this comes from the coding sequence TTGAGTGAGGCCAAAAGAATAGTGAGCGCGTTTTTTGAAAATGTTCGTTCTGGAAAAAATCTCCAAGCAGCATATGAGTTTATGCATGAACAAGTCATTGCTCATCAAGTTCAGTCTGAAAATGAATATACAATCACTAGATCACCTAAAGATTATATTGAGCACGTAGAAGAGATGCAGGAACTTTATGGACAATTTGAATTGATTATTCAAGAAATAGTAGCGGATGAAAATAAAGTCTATGTTCGTTGGAAACAAATTGGACAAACAGATAAAAATAAAACAATCATTCAGATTGCTAGTGCTGTTTACTTAGTTGAAAGAGGAAAAATAGCGGAGTATTGGATTCAGATCGACCGTAAAGGAATCGAAAATCAATGTCAGTAG
- the holA gene encoding DNA polymerase III subunit delta — MNLQEALKKVRQQQFASVYLVQGTEGYLSELFKTELMDQLIKTEDDQFNYSSFDMEEVPLSVAMEEAETIPFFGDYRLVFIENPYFLTAERKTNGLDHDIDSLLKYLEQPSPTTILVFIANVEKLDERKKVTKAVKKQAEVIDVNPMGERDVRQYVEQTIQSEGYEIRPEAFDLLLQLTDLNLSKVMGELQKLFLYASDNKIISLIAVKELVPKSLEHNVFDLTNDVLSGNGEKAIQLYEDLLLQGEETIKLNAILLNQIRLFLQTKILAKLGYQQANIAETLKIHPYRVKLALQQVRNFELSRLEAIYDELVENDFKMKTGKMEKELLFELFILKLSGQVAS, encoded by the coding sequence ATGAACTTACAAGAGGCATTGAAAAAAGTAAGACAACAGCAGTTTGCTTCTGTTTATTTAGTCCAAGGAACAGAAGGCTATTTAAGTGAATTATTTAAAACAGAATTGATGGATCAGCTGATCAAAACAGAAGATGATCAGTTCAACTATTCTTCTTTTGATATGGAAGAAGTTCCCTTATCTGTCGCAATGGAAGAAGCTGAAACCATTCCTTTTTTTGGCGACTATCGATTAGTTTTTATTGAGAATCCTTATTTTTTAACCGCCGAACGAAAAACGAATGGGCTAGATCATGATATAGATAGTTTGCTTAAGTACTTAGAACAGCCATCGCCAACGACTATTTTAGTGTTTATTGCGAATGTTGAAAAATTAGATGAACGAAAAAAAGTCACGAAGGCTGTAAAAAAACAGGCAGAAGTTATTGATGTTAATCCAATGGGAGAACGTGATGTAAGGCAATATGTTGAACAAACGATTCAAAGCGAAGGATATGAAATTCGTCCTGAAGCATTTGATTTATTGTTACAACTAACAGATTTAAACTTATCAAAAGTTATGGGAGAGTTACAAAAGTTATTTTTGTACGCTTCTGATAACAAAATAATCTCACTAATTGCAGTCAAAGAGTTAGTACCTAAATCATTGGAGCATAACGTTTTTGATTTAACGAATGATGTTTTATCTGGTAATGGAGAAAAAGCAATTCAATTATATGAAGACTTATTATTACAAGGTGAGGAAACTATCAAATTAAACGCGATTTTATTAAATCAAATCCGTTTATTTTTGCAAACTAAAATTTTAGCGAAATTAGGTTATCAACAAGCGAACATTGCAGAAACCTTAAAAATCCATCCCTACCGCGTTAAATTAGCGTTGCAGCAAGTTCGTAATTTTGAATTAAGTCGGTTAGAAGCTATTTATGATGAATTAGTAGAGAACGATTTTAAAATGAAAACAGGTAAAATGGAAAAAGAGTTGCTATTTGAGTTATTTATTCTAAAATTATCTGGGCAAGTAGCTAGTTAA
- a CDS encoding DNA internalization-related competence protein ComEC/Rec2, with translation MLQWTKHLKQINNYWIFPVLVTIGTVFFVLEPTLLTGIIWLSFIGRVVCTGNKMIVSVSFLCIFMMIGLCWQIRSKEKHSKFPERTAVKGQLSILPDRYKIDGDRLQLEGSFATHKKEKRKVVAFYQFSSEREKRNWQKVNQPITIDLIGEFETPLAKTNLNGFDYQKYLKENNVYQTLTITNIHTIKKAIPEVYDILSWLSVYRKKAIDYCDQVFLSETALYLKTLIFGFKSSEFSQKEGVLANLGILHLFSLSGMHVFFFVGSFRYLFLRAGITIERLFWLQLVFSVVYGGLTGFSISVVRALLQSMISLSNREFKWGLSGLDCWSVTLIVGLFFRPYLLFSVGGQLSYGLSFFILYVQPITERINNRYLRMYCFSILLNVMMIPLVGLTFFEWQLTSSLFTFLLLPVFEKFILPILMVSLVSSFIFKLQLLVRGLEVYFLIQQSIFEWLSHHSTVTLVIGAFSPILFLTLSILLFLFLQMLYKRSNKVYGLAVAIVLLLFSKYFSPNGTVAFIDVGQGDSIFIQTPFHQENMLIDTGGKLDFGKEKWATRQNKKMNADYSVIPYLKSKGVKYLDKVLISHGDIDHCGDLLAINKKIPIRSLYFPEGTEKKVAFLRLLEGLKKSGTKCYPVLAGAVISQSIPLKILAPTTPGTGENKDSMVVYTQLAGKRFLFTGDLEKEGEVQLIKQFPSLKIDVLKVGHHGSMTSSDASFIQSIDLSDAVISCGRNNRFDHPHEATVSTLKAAKINEYRTDENGMVYYEWTPLTKMSAAKTIIEED, from the coding sequence TTGCTTCAGTGGACGAAGCATCTCAAACAGATCAATAATTACTGGATTTTTCCAGTATTAGTAACGATAGGAACAGTCTTTTTCGTTTTAGAACCAACACTTTTAACCGGCATTATCTGGCTGTCTTTTATTGGCCGCGTAGTCTGTACAGGAAATAAAATGATTGTTAGTGTTAGTTTTTTATGTATCTTTATGATGATAGGTCTATGTTGGCAAATCCGCAGCAAAGAAAAACACTCAAAATTTCCAGAAAGAACCGCAGTAAAGGGGCAACTATCTATATTGCCAGACCGATATAAGATCGATGGGGATCGTCTCCAGTTAGAGGGGTCATTTGCTACTCATAAAAAAGAAAAGCGAAAAGTAGTAGCATTTTATCAGTTTTCATCAGAACGTGAAAAACGAAACTGGCAAAAAGTAAATCAACCAATAACTATCGATCTTATAGGCGAGTTTGAAACACCACTAGCAAAAACAAATCTTAATGGATTTGACTATCAAAAGTATTTAAAAGAAAATAATGTCTATCAAACATTGACGATCACTAACATCCATACAATAAAAAAAGCAATTCCAGAGGTTTACGATATTCTTTCATGGCTAAGTGTTTACAGGAAAAAGGCAATCGATTATTGTGACCAAGTATTTTTGAGCGAAACGGCATTATATCTTAAGACGTTGATTTTTGGGTTTAAATCAAGTGAGTTTTCACAAAAAGAAGGAGTTCTAGCGAATTTAGGTATTCTTCATTTGTTTAGTTTATCTGGAATGCACGTGTTTTTTTTTGTGGGGAGCTTTAGGTATTTGTTTTTAAGAGCAGGAATCACAATAGAACGTCTATTTTGGCTACAACTGGTCTTCTCGGTTGTCTATGGGGGCCTTACTGGATTTTCAATCAGTGTTGTTCGAGCTTTGCTACAAAGTATGATTTCACTAAGTAATCGTGAATTTAAGTGGGGCTTGTCAGGATTAGATTGTTGGAGTGTGACGCTGATAGTTGGGTTGTTTTTTCGACCCTATTTACTATTTTCAGTCGGTGGACAGTTAAGTTACGGGCTATCTTTTTTCATTTTGTATGTTCAGCCAATTACAGAGCGGATCAATAATCGCTATTTGCGGATGTACTGTTTTTCTATATTGTTGAATGTCATGATGATTCCTTTGGTTGGGTTAACATTTTTTGAGTGGCAGTTGACAAGCAGCCTATTTACTTTTTTACTGCTCCCTGTGTTTGAAAAATTTATCTTACCCATTTTAATGGTTAGTTTGGTGAGTTCATTTATCTTCAAACTGCAGCTTTTAGTTAGGGGACTGGAAGTTTATTTTTTGATCCAACAAAGTATTTTTGAATGGTTGAGCCATCACAGTACCGTTACATTGGTGATAGGAGCCTTTTCACCAATTTTGTTTCTAACGCTTTCTATCTTACTTTTTTTGTTTCTGCAAATGTTGTATAAACGATCCAACAAAGTTTATGGATTAGCTGTAGCAATCGTTTTACTGCTTTTTAGTAAATATTTTTCGCCAAATGGCACTGTTGCATTTATTGATGTTGGACAAGGAGATAGTATTTTTATTCAAACACCGTTTCATCAAGAAAATATGCTGATCGATACGGGTGGCAAGCTTGATTTTGGAAAAGAAAAGTGGGCAACTAGACAGAATAAAAAAATGAATGCTGACTATTCTGTGATTCCATATTTGAAAAGTAAAGGCGTTAAATATTTGGATAAAGTGTTGATCAGCCATGGAGATATCGATCATTGTGGTGATTTACTCGCAATCAATAAAAAGATTCCAATTCGTTCACTTTATTTTCCCGAAGGTACAGAGAAAAAAGTCGCCTTTCTTCGACTTCTTGAGGGGCTAAAAAAAAGTGGAACAAAGTGTTACCCAGTTCTGGCAGGCGCAGTGATCAGCCAGTCAATCCCGTTAAAGATTCTCGCACCAACTACTCCAGGAACAGGAGAAAATAAAGATTCTATGGTAGTCTATACTCAATTAGCTGGCAAACGTTTCTTATTCACTGGGGATTTAGAAAAAGAAGGAGAAGTACAATTGATAAAACAATTTCCTTCATTGAAGATAGACGTATTGAAAGTGGGACATCATGGGAGTATGACGTCATCAGATGCTTCGTTTATTCAAAGCATCGACTTATCAGATGCGGTAATTTCATGTGGTCGGAATAATCGATTTGATCATCCTCATGAAGCAACCGTTTCAACATTAAAGGCAGCGAAAATCAATGAGTATCGAACGGATGAAAATGGTATGGTCTATTATGAATGGACACCTTTAACAAAAATGTCAGCGGCTAAAACAATCATTGAAGAAGACTAG